The following coding sequences lie in one Methanofollis fontis genomic window:
- a CDS encoding MFS transporter: MGRMGVEVGDDVRAEGAGRRVLIPLLMVNFINTLGFSIVIPFLIFLVEGYGGNPFIYGLLGSTYPACQLLGAPVLGRWSDLYGRRRILLLSQFGTALSWCLFLASFFVPFTMLLAVDSPVAGAFLLTLPLVVLFAARALDGITGGNVSVANAYLADITPERERSRNFGRMSISTNLGFIVGPALAGVLAAGVYGEMAPVLGALFISVAGLVVILLWLPESGRCAIRKGEGRGGIMRVLGMEPARCNGPADLKKTRIRAILSLRHIPFLMLLYFVLFLGFNIYYTSFVVFAAGDLSWTAAEIGLYFSVLSVLMVIVQGPVLSWASGRWAESTLIVLGCWVLGLNFLLLLTEHLALIYLAVVFFALGNGLMWPSFLALLSKIAGPVHQGAVQGAGGSAGGLASIVGLISGGLLYGAIGSRTFLIAAAIVFAAGALSFRLVGIGREFEAG; this comes from the coding sequence ATGGGGCGAATGGGTGTGGAGGTGGGGGACGACGTGAGGGCAGAGGGCGCCGGCAGGCGGGTGCTCATCCCCCTGCTGATGGTGAACTTCATCAACACCCTGGGGTTCAGCATCGTCATCCCCTTCCTGATCTTTCTGGTGGAGGGATATGGCGGCAACCCCTTCATCTACGGTCTGCTCGGTTCCACCTATCCGGCATGCCAGCTCCTGGGCGCTCCTGTGCTCGGGCGCTGGTCTGACCTCTACGGGCGGCGGCGGATCCTGCTGCTCAGCCAGTTCGGCACCGCCCTCTCCTGGTGCCTGTTTCTGGCATCTTTTTTTGTCCCGTTCACTATGCTGCTTGCTGTCGACTCGCCGGTGGCGGGTGCGTTCCTGCTGACCCTCCCCCTCGTGGTCTTGTTTGCGGCGCGGGCGCTCGACGGGATCACCGGCGGCAACGTCTCGGTGGCGAACGCCTATCTCGCCGACATCACCCCGGAACGGGAGCGGAGCAGGAATTTCGGCCGGATGTCGATCTCGACGAACCTCGGGTTTATCGTTGGACCGGCACTCGCCGGTGTGCTGGCCGCCGGGGTCTATGGCGAGATGGCCCCGGTGCTCGGGGCGCTCTTCATCTCGGTCGCCGGTCTGGTCGTCATCCTCCTCTGGCTGCCAGAATCTGGAAGGTGCGCTATCAGGAAGGGGGAGGGGCGGGGCGGGATCATGCGGGTGCTGGGGATGGAACCGGCGAGATGCAATGGTCCGGCCGACCTGAAGAAAACCCGGATCCGGGCGATCCTGAGTCTGCGGCATATCCCTTTCCTGATGCTCCTCTATTTTGTCCTCTTTCTCGGGTTCAATATCTACTACACCTCATTTGTGGTGTTTGCGGCAGGAGATCTCTCCTGGACGGCAGCGGAGATCGGGCTCTATTTCTCGGTTCTGAGCGTATTGATGGTCATCGTCCAGGGGCCGGTGCTCTCGTGGGCGTCCGGGCGATGGGCGGAGAGCACCCTGATCGTCCTCGGGTGCTGGGTGCTCGGGCTGAACTTCCTCCTCCTCCTCACCGAACACCTCGCCCTGATCTACCTTGCCGTCGTCTTTTTTGCGCTCGGGAACGGGCTGATGTGGCCTTCGTTCCTCGCCCTCCTCTCAAAGATCGCCGGCCCCGTCCATCAGGGGGCGGTGCAGGGTGCTGGCGGCAGCGCCGGCGGTCTGGCGAGTATCGTCGGGCTTATCTCTGGCGGTCTGCTCTATGGGGCGATCGGAAGCCGTACCTTCCTGATCGCTGCCGCGATTGTATTTGCTGCAGGCGCCCTCTCCTTCAGGCTCGTCGGGATCGGGCGTGAGTTCGAGGCCGGTTGA
- a CDS encoding MerR family transcriptional regulator — translation MPATKNLCSGYRYHAIAQIDRAVRIRSLATLGFSLDEVAAVLSARSTSTTRQRPQQGT, via the coding sequence GTGCCGGCAACAAAAAACCTCTGCTCCGGCTACCGCTACCATGCAATCGCACAGATCGACCGGGCCGTCAGGATCCGAAGCCTTGCGACCCTCGGGTTCTCCCTGGACGAGGTGGCGGCGGTCCTGAGCGCGAGGTCTACCTCAACGACCCGGCAGAGACCACAGCAGGGGACCTGA
- a CDS encoding aldo/keto reductase → MHYRSIPRTGESVPALGMGAMRLPQTPEGSVDERAAVALIRAAIDGGASYIDTAVSYHHGESEAVVGRALQDGYREQAFLATKLPVRRVHSREDMERSLDESLRRLGTDHLDAYLLHSLTRSGWNRLWDEEVDLFLDEAKADGRIRYAGFSFHDAFPAFREIVDAYAWDLCQIQYSYLDGTYQAGTAGLRYAAERDLAVVVMEPLRGGMLTSPPDEIRAIFDESGVCRTPAAWGLAWVLDHPEVTTVLSGMNRPEHLAENLETAALATPGSLSAEERAVVARVKGQWRERIRVPCTACCYCMPCPAGVNIPECLARLNEIALFGDEEHARFFYRHQLGETGYASLCAECGACEQICPQEIPVIDHLREVAALFGR, encoded by the coding sequence ATGCACTACAGGAGCATACCACGCACCGGCGAATCGGTACCCGCCCTCGGGATGGGCGCCATGCGCCTGCCGCAGACCCCTGAGGGTTCTGTTGACGAACGGGCGGCGGTCGCCCTGATCCGGGCAGCGATCGACGGCGGTGCGTCCTATATCGATACGGCGGTGTCCTATCACCACGGCGAGAGCGAGGCGGTCGTCGGCCGCGCCCTCCAGGACGGATACCGGGAACAGGCATTTCTGGCCACAAAACTCCCGGTCAGGCGGGTGCACTCGAGGGAGGATATGGAGCGCTCCCTGGACGAATCCCTCCGGCGCCTTGGGACCGATCACCTCGATGCCTATCTCCTCCATTCCCTGACGCGCTCGGGATGGAACCGCCTCTGGGACGAGGAGGTCGATCTCTTCCTTGACGAGGCGAAGGCCGACGGGCGGATCCGCTATGCGGGTTTCTCATTTCATGACGCCTTCCCGGCATTCCGGGAGATCGTCGATGCCTATGCCTGGGACCTCTGCCAGATCCAGTACAGCTACCTGGACGGCACCTATCAGGCAGGCACCGCGGGACTCAGGTATGCCGCTGAACGGGACCTCGCCGTGGTGGTGATGGAACCGTTGCGGGGCGGGATGCTGACGTCGCCCCCTGATGAGATCCGGGCGATCTTCGATGAATCTGGAGTCTGCCGGACTCCCGCTGCATGGGGGCTTGCATGGGTGCTCGACCATCCGGAGGTGACGACTGTGCTTTCCGGAATGAACCGCCCCGAACACCTGGCAGAAAATCTGGAGACCGCCGCCCTGGCGACCCCGGGATCCCTCTCGGCGGAGGAGCGTGCGGTCGTCGCCCGCGTGAAAGGGCAGTGGCGGGAGCGCATCCGCGTCCCCTGCACTGCCTGCTGCTACTGCATGCCCTGCCCGGCCGGCGTGAACATCCCTGAATGCCTGGCCCGCCTGAACGAGATCGCCCTTTTTGGCGATGAGGAGCATGCCCGGTTCTTCTACCGCCACCAGCTCGGCGAGACCGGGTATGCCTCGCTCTGTGCGGAGTGCGGCGCTTGCGAGCAGATCTGTCCGCAGGAGATCCCGGTGATCGATCACCTCCGGGAGGTGGCCGCCCTCTTCGGGCGGTGA
- a CDS encoding DUF3795 domain-containing protein, whose translation MKIGVCGIACEVCPKMTDGTCPRPGVGCIPQENPCCAIATCAHRKGIRYCFACPEFPCALTADGPVKEGFCRHLRGLD comes from the coding sequence ATGAAGATCGGTGTCTGCGGCATCGCCTGTGAGGTCTGCCCGAAGATGACGGACGGCACCTGCCCCCGCCCGGGGGTGGGATGCATCCCACAGGAGAACCCCTGTTGCGCCATCGCCACCTGCGCCCACCGGAAGGGAATACGCTACTGTTTTGCATGCCCCGAGTTCCCCTGCGCCCTCACCGCCGATGGGCCGGTGAAGGAGGGGTTCTGCCGGCACCTCAGGGGACTGGACTGA
- a CDS encoding flavodoxin family protein, which produces MKVVAFNGSPRKDGNTARLLRAVLAELEKEGIETEIVHIGGRSIHGCTACMKCFENKDRKCIIDKDIVNECIGKMAEADGFVIGSPTYFADVNTETKALIDRAGFVAIANDGMFARKAGAAVVAVRRAGAVHAFDTINHLFGISNMFTVGSSYWNLGLGLAPGDVEKDEEGLQTMQNLGQNMAWLLKRIRE; this is translated from the coding sequence ATGAAGGTGGTCGCATTCAACGGGAGCCCCAGGAAGGACGGGAACACCGCCCGTCTCCTCAGGGCCGTGCTCGCAGAACTCGAAAAAGAAGGCATCGAGACTGAGATCGTCCATATTGGTGGGAGGAGCATCCACGGCTGCACCGCCTGCATGAAGTGTTTCGAGAACAAGGACAGAAAGTGCATCATCGATAAAGACATCGTGAATGAGTGCATCGGGAAGATGGCGGAGGCCGACGGCTTCGTCATCGGATCACCGACCTACTTTGCGGATGTCAACACCGAGACCAAGGCCCTCATCGACCGTGCCGGTTTTGTGGCCATCGCCAACGACGGGATGTTCGCCAGAAAGGCGGGCGCCGCCGTCGTCGCCGTCCGCCGCGCCGGTGCCGTCCACGCCTTCGACACTATCAACCACCTCTTCGGCATATCGAATATGTTCACGGTCGGGTCCTCCTACTGGAACCTCGGGCTCGGACTGGCGCCGGGCGATGTGGAGAAGGACGAGGAGGGACTGCAGACGATGCAGAACCTCGGACAGAACATGGCCTGGCTTTTGAAGCGGATCCGGGAATAA
- a CDS encoding alpha/beta fold hydrolase, which yields MQMKSVPVDDIEIAYQEIGEGDPLVMITGSSATMDMWSPALLDALSRQRRLILFDNRGMGFTTTSDREFSIPLFAEDTVGLMDALGIERADIFGWSMGGYIAQELVLHHPERVNRMVLYAASPGGEAEVPPSDAVIAALGDTSGSPEEQGMRLLSLLFPREWMEQNPDPSAYFPFVTETMLPESIIRQNRACETWEGTASRLFTIPSPVLLITGTGDVIVPPENSYILGEGITDSWIVKVPGGGHGLMYQEPQKMAEIVQFFLSC from the coding sequence ATGCAGATGAAGAGCGTGCCTGTGGATGATATCGAGATCGCCTATCAGGAGATCGGTGAGGGCGATCCCCTGGTGATGATCACCGGATCCTCGGCGACGATGGATATGTGGTCGCCCGCCCTGCTGGATGCCCTTTCCCGTCAGCGCCGCCTGATCCTGTTTGATAACCGGGGGATGGGCTTCACCACCACCTCAGACAGGGAGTTTTCCATCCCCCTGTTTGCTGAGGATACCGTCGGATTGATGGACGCCCTCGGTATCGAGCGGGCGGACATATTCGGGTGGTCGATGGGAGGATATATCGCTCAGGAACTGGTGCTCCACCACCCGGAGAGGGTGAACCGGATGGTGCTCTATGCCGCCAGTCCAGGCGGGGAGGCAGAAGTCCCGCCGTCTGATGCGGTGATCGCGGCCCTCGGGGACACATCCGGATCCCCGGAGGAGCAGGGGATGCGCCTATTGTCCCTGCTCTTTCCCCGCGAATGGATGGAGCAGAACCCCGATCCCTCGGCATATTTTCCATTCGTCACTGAAACAATGCTTCCAGAGAGCATCATACGCCAGAACCGTGCGTGCGAAACCTGGGAGGGTACAGCATCCCGTCTCTTTACCATACCGTCCCCTGTGCTCCTCATCACCGGCACCGGGGACGTGATCGTCCCGCCGGAAAACTCCTATATTCTCGGTGAGGGGATCACCGACTCGTGGATCGTCAAGGTGCCGGGCGGCGGTCACGGGCTGATGTACCAGGAACCACAAAAAATGGCCGAGATTGTGCAGTTCTTCCTCAGTTGCTGA